A genomic window from Pyricularia oryzae 70-15 chromosome 7, whole genome shotgun sequence includes:
- a CDS encoding COP9 signalosome complex subunit 2, which produces MSDDDFMQASDEEEYDFDYEDDDSNNDDGAVDIENKYYNAKQLKQSDPQEAIDEFLGIPALEESKGDWGFKGLKQAIKLEFKMQHYDKAIEHYKELLTYVKSAVTRNYSEKSINNMLDHIEKGAGGSPEAGKCMEEFYSLTLACFQNTNNERLWLKTNIKLCKLLLDRKEYGTVTRKLRELHKSCEREDGTDDPSKGTYLLEIYALEIQMYAETRNNKQLKRLYQRALKVRSAVPHPKIMGIIRECGGKMHMAEENWKDAQSDFFESFRNYDEAGSLQRIQVLKYLLLTTMLMRSDINPFDSQETKPYRNDPRIAAMKDLVDAYQRDDIHQYEAVLKKNTDLLADPFIAENIDEVTRTMRTKAVQRLIAPYERVRVDWIAAQLRITEAEARDILGFLIIDGKVAGKIDQSRGLVEIESRADMDRIVAIKSLADALPLYFGQLFSSSEGLSTGEASAGFFGGASEGDFFMGFDEPLGGLGHAVRRSTRAGKGKNAGTAWGRGSSSGAGSVSYLNASAVHSTFT; this is translated from the coding sequence ATGTCCGACGACGACTTCATGCAAGCctctgacgaggaggagTACGACTTTGATTACGAAGACGATGACAGCAACAACGACGATGGTGCCGTGGATATCGAGAACAAGTACTACAATGCCAAGCAACTTAAGCAATCCGACCCTCAAGAGGCCATCGATGAGTTTCTTGGTATACCGGCGCTGGAGGAGAGCAAGGGAGACTGGGGCTTCAAGGGCCTTAAACAGGCCATCAAGCTAGAGTTCAAGATGCAGCATTACGACAAAGCAATAGAACACTACAAGGAGCTGTTGACATATGTCAAATCCGCTGTCACGCGCAACTACTCGGAAAAGTCCATCAACAATATGCTCGACCACATAGAAAAGGGTGCGGGTGGCTCACCTGAGGCCGGCAAGTGCATGGAGGAGTTCTACTCGTTAACATTGGCATGCTTTCAAAACACCAACAACGAGCGTCTCTGGCTCAAGACCAACATCAAGCTATGCAAGCTTCTGCTCGATAGGAAAGAGTACGGCACTGTGACCAGGAAGCTCCGCGAGCTCCACAAGTCGTGCGAGCGAGAGGACGGCACAGATGACCCGAGCAAGGGCACATACCTACTTGAGATTTATGCACTCGAGATTCAGATGTATGCCGAGACGCGTAACAACAAGCAGCTGAAGCGACTCTATCAGCGCGCTCTCAAGGTGCGGTCCGCTGTGCCGCATCCCAAGATCATGGGCATCATACGCGAGTGTGGCGGCAAGATGCACATGGCCGAGGAGAATTGGAAGGATGCCCAGTCGGACTTTTTTGAGTCGTTCCGCAACTACGACGAGGCTGGGTCTCTGCAGCGTATCCAAGTGCTCAAGTACCTACTTCTGACTACCATGCTCATGCGGTCCGATATCAACCCCTTCGACTCACAGGAAACAAAGCCATACCGCAACGACCCACGTATCGCCGCCATGAAGGACCTCGTCGATGCTTACCAGCGCGACGACATCCATCAGTACGAGGCTGTTCTCAAGAAGAATACAGACCTTTTGGCGGACCCATTCATCGCTGAAAACATCGACGAAGTCACGCGGACCATGCGCACAAAGGCCGTACAGCGCCTGATCGCACCCTACGAGCGAGTCCGTGTCGACTGGATAGCCGCGCAGCTTCGCATCACCGAGGCTGAGGCCCGCGACATCCTGGGTTTTCTTATCATCGACGGCAAGGTCGCTGGCAAGATTGACCAGTCGCGTGGGTTGGTTGAAATCGAGTCACGGGCAGATATGGACCGCATCGTGGCCATCAAGAGCTTGGCCGATGCGCTACCGCTGTACTTTGGCCAACTGTTTAGCTCGAGCGAGGGGCTCAGCACGGGCGAAGCATCGGCCGGATTCTTTGGCGGCGCCAGCGAAGGCGACTTCTTCATGGGCTTCGACGAACCCCTGGGCGGACTTGGTCATGCAGTGAGGAGGAGCACGCGTgccggcaagggcaagaatGCGGGGACTGCCTGGGGACGAGGTAGTAGCTCTGGCGCAGGGTCCGTGTCGTATTTGAACGCTTCGGCAGTTCATTCGACCTTTACATGA
- a CDS encoding GTP-binding protein RHO3, whose product MPLSLCGGSKTVQRKLVLLGDGACGKTSLLNVFTRGYFPTVYEPTVFENYVHDIFVDNVHIELSLWDTAGQEEFDRLRSLSYDDTDLIMLCYSVDSKDSLENVESKWVGEIADNCPGVKLVLVALKCDLRQEQADDAAENGNATDPSQQREKKPMITYDTGLEVARRINALRYLECSAMRNRGVNEAFTEAARVALSVKKDREESKCTVM is encoded by the exons ATGCCTTTATCGCTTTGCGGAGGAAGCAAAACGGTCCAGCGCAAGCTGGTATTGCT TGGCGACGGTGCTTGTGGAAAGACATCACTGTTAAACGTCTTCACGAGAGG ATACTTCCCGACCGTCTACGAGCCAACAGTATTCGAGAACTATGTTCATG ACATCTTTGTAGATAATGTCCACATCGAACTGTCACTATGGGATACAGCAGGACAAGAGGAATTCGACAGGTTGAGGAGTCTTTCATATG ACGATACGGATTTGATCATGCTCTGCTATTCGGTCGACAGCAAGGACAGTCTCGAAAACGTCGAATCAAAATGGGTCGGCGAGATAGCAGACAACTGCCCGGGTGTCAAGTTGGTGCTGGTTGCGCTCAAGTGCGACTTGCGCCAGGAGCAGGCTGATGACGCGGCTGAAAACGGGAACGCGACAGATCCTTCGCAGCAGCGCGAGAAGAAGCCCATGATCACGTACGACACGGGTCTCGAAGTGGCACGGCGCATCAATGCACTGCGGTATCTCGAATGTTCGGCCATGCGCAATCGCGGCGTCAACGAGGCCTTTACTGAGGCGGCACGCGTGGCACTTAGCGTGAAGAAGGACCGCGAGGAGAGCAAGTGCACCGTCATGTAG
- a CDS encoding cortical patch protein: MALGHAPLGLLGLVFIAGSLVMLFLTILPGVSWVPPLRDTYFLRAETMGIRGARPVTQWTFFYVCGLENLNCGFPQAAMGIGSNAWAPGGFGVPRELVGEYADGTTSHYYWYMWRFGWAFFIIGLFFEVIAFFVGFLACLGRLGAAMAGLVAGTALFFNTLAVCLMTATFVKMRNAFLANRIPAQIGAHGFGLAWGAWFALLIAVGLFFAGVAAGGGRKKSDHVHSTSRGSRRNRSRGSNLEFGSRRRVKEEYN, from the exons ATGGCTCTCGGCC ACGCGCCTCTCGGCCTCCTGGGCCTGGTCTTCATCGCCGGCTCTCTGGTGATGCTCTTCCTGACCATCCTGCCCGGCGTATCGTGGGTCCCACCGCTGCGCGACACATACTTCCTCCGCGCCGAGACCATGGGCATACGCGGCGCGCGGCCCGTCACCCAGTGGACCTTTTTCTACGTGTGCGGCCTCGAGAACCTCAACTGCGGCTTtccccaggccgccatggGCATCGGTTCCAACGCCTGGGCGCCCGGCGGCTTCGGCGTCCCTCGCGAGCTTGTCGGCGAGTACGCCGATGGCACCACCAGCCATTACTACTGGTACATGTGGCGGTTCGGATGGGCGTTTTTCATCATTGGCCTCTTCTTCGAGGTCATTGCCTTCTTCGTCGGCTTTTTGGCTTGTCTGGGCAGGTTGGGCGCCGCCATGGCGGGGCTCGTTGCCGGGACGGCGCTCTTCTTCAACACCCTTGCCGTGTGCTTGATGAC CGCCACCTTTGTCAAGATGCGCAACGCCTTCCTCGCCAACCGCATCCCCGCCCAGATCGGCGCGCACGGCTTCGGCCTGGCCTGGGGCGCCTGGTTCGCGCTCCTCATCGCAGTCGGTCTCTTCTTTGCCGGTGTTGCCGCGGGCGGTGGTCGCAAAAAGTCCGACCACGTCCACTCTACATCGCGCGGCTCCCGGCGCAACAGGAGCCGCGGTTCCAACCTTGAGTTTGGCAGCAGGAGGAGGGTCAAGGAGGAGTACAACTGA
- a CDS encoding siroheme synthase — MATINTQATAGTQPAKYHTSLLTSLDCRGHVHLILGTNPLAASRCTQSLAAGATPIVIAPATDGTDLHYALQKRIDAGEVQWLRRAFEDADLSTLGRPEVGGFVDAVFVTAAGSRDPQSPAAHVSALCRRQRVPVNVVDSPALCTFSLLSTHSDGPLQVGVTTNGRGCKLASRIRREIAAALPRDLGAACARLGEVRRRVQEEDGRGGGKGGQGVTTDDDSYDQSASFNKLVTDADIEAAKTRRMRWLSQVCEYWPLKRLAAVTDADVDAVLASYHTTTATSTTQPTATPSQTHPNPSSSPTLPTPRGRIILAGSGPGHPDLVTLATHKALQTADVILADKLVPSGVLDLIPRRTPVSIARKFPGNADAAQQELISSALAAYQAGKTVLRLKQGDPFVYGRGGEEIAAFRAAGVPDDRVAVLPGLTSALCAPLFAGVPATQRDVADQVLVCTGTGKKGKPPTPPGYLPSRTVVFLMALHRIVGLVGELTERTAEEESAGEEKRALWPRDTPCAVVERASCPDQRVIRTTLRHVAEAIEQEGSRPPGLLVVGRACEVLYTMEKGRAWVVEDGFKGMDYLDDVVAQGIPLLA; from the coding sequence ATGGCAACAATAAACACACAAGCCACCGCCGGCACCCAACCAGCAAAGTACCACACCTCCCTCCTCACATCCCTCGACTGCCGCGGCCATGTCCACCTGATCCTAGGGACGAACCCCCTTGCCGCCTCACGCTGCACACAGTCCCTTGCCGCCGGCGCAACCCCTATCGTAATCGCCCCGGCCACCGACGGAACGGATCTGCACTACGCCCTGCAGAAGCGCATCGACGCTGGCGAGGTCCAATGGCTGCGCCGCGCCTTTGAAGATGCCGACCTGTCGACGCTCGGCCGGCCAGAGGTTGGAGGCTTTGTGGACGCCGTTTTCGTAACCGCCGCCGGATCGCGAGACCCACAGTCGCCCGCCGCGCACGTCTCGGCGCTCTGCAGGCGCCAGCGCGTCCCCGTCAACGTCGTCGACAGCCCCGCCCTCTGCACCTTTAGCCTGCTGAGCACCCACTCCGACGGGCCGCTGCAGGTCGGCGTCACCACCAACGGCAGGGGCTGCAAGCTCGCCAGCAGGATCAGGAGGGAGATCGCGGCTGCGCTGCCCAGGGATCTGGGTGCGGCTTGCGCGAGGTTGGGAGAGGTCAGGAGGCGCGTGCAGGAGGAGGATGGGCGCGGTGGCGGCAAGGGAGGGCAAGGCGTGACTACCGACGACGACTCGTACGACCAGTCGGCGAGCTTCAACAAGCTCGTCACGGATGCGGATATCGAAGCTGCCAAGACTAGGCGCATGAGGTGGCTGTCCCAGGTCTGCGAGTACTGGCCGTTGAAGCGACTGGCCGCCGTGACCGACGCAGATGTCGACGCCGTGCTGGCCTCATaccacaccaccaccgccacatCTACGACGCAACCGACCGCAACCCCTTCACAAACCCACCCCAACCCATCCTCATCACCAACACTCCCGACTCCACGCGGCCGCATAATCCTCgccggctccggccccgggcaCCCCGACCTCGTCACCCTCGCCACGCACAAGGCCCTCCAAACCGCCGACGTGATCCTAGCCGACAAGCTCGTGCCGTCCGGCGTGCTGGACCTGATCCCCCGGCGCACACCAGTGTCCATCGCACGCAAGTTCCCCGGCAACGCCGACGCCGCGCAGCAGGAGCTCATCTCGTCGGCGCTGGCGGCCTACCAAGCCGGCAAGACGGTCCTGCGCCTGAAGCAGGGCGACCCGTTTGTCTACgggcgcggcggcgaggagatTGCGGCGTTCCGTGCCGCCGGCGTGCCCGACGACCGCGTCGCGGTGCTGCCGGGTCTGACGAGCGCGCTGTGCGCCCCGCTGTTTGCCGGCGTGCCCGCCACGCAGCGCGACGTGGCCGACCAGGTCCTGGTGtgcaccggcaccggcaagAAGGGCAAGCCGCCCACCCCGCCGGGCTACCTGCCCTCGAGGACGGTGGTGTTCCTCATGGCGCTGCACAGGATCGTCGGGTTGGTGGGCGAGTTGACCGAGAGGAccgccgaggaggagagCGCCGGGGAGGAAAAGAGGGCGCTGTGGCCCAGGGACACGCCCTGCGCCGTCGTGGAGCGGGCGAGCTGTCCGGACCAGAGGGTCATACGGACCACGCTGCGGCATgtggccgaggcgattgaACAGGAGGGCAGCAGACCCCCGGGATTGCTGGTGGTCGGGCGGGCCTGCGAGGTCCTGTATACCATGGAGAAGGGTCGGGCTTGGGTGGTTGAGGATGGGTTCAAGGGGATGGACTACCTGGATGATGTTGTCGCTCAGGGAATTCCGCTTCTAGCATGA
- a CDS encoding methylcrotonoyl-CoA carboxylase subunit alpha yields MRSITKANARLPLRHASRRLLSSSASASNNNNNTISQAASSLAQSITPTTTPITSLLIANRGEIALRIHRTATRLGIPTTTVFTDVDRHSQHAAASPSSIALGSDPRAYLDGDRISRLAADKLGPGVALHPGYGFLSENAAFARLCADRGVNFVGPPASAMADMGDKARSKHIMSAAGVPCVPGYHGEEQSAAFLAEKAAEIEYPVLLKSVKGGGGKGMRIVASAAEFDAQLRSARAEARASFGPDGEIMLVEKYITRPRHVEVQVFADRHGGCVALGERDCSIQRRHQKVIEESPAPGLSEELRQDLWAKARTAALAVGYVGAGTVEFILDRDTDRFYFMEMNTRLQVEHPVSEMVTGTDLVEWQLRVAAGERLPMTQAEIEQKIAERGWAIEARIYAENPEKGFMPDSGKLVHLVTPKTDTEVHRPEDAAVRIDAGFVEGDTVSQAYDGMIAKLIVRGADRETAIKRMELALREYEVVGLSTNIEFLKRLCRSPAFIQGDLDTGYIDRWREELFQPRRVEDEVFVQAALGLLAPVKQTVQQMGLGAHGETLGFGEAAASTGERRFAFKVTDGYAEQAAEGKGEDVVEVTLTQRGNNLYNARVARRGEQTPIEFDNVTSEPTESSDLKTKVKSFFPLSRVESTVVRDPINSDKITVFQLGTKTDLSLVQPGWFDKALGLKEAAASVVAPMPCRIMRVEVAEGDSVEKGTPLVVIESMKMETVIRSPQAGVVKKLAHKEGDICKAGTVLVLFEEDAAEQS; encoded by the exons ATGCGCTCAATCACAAAAGCCAACGCTCGGCTTCCCCTCCGCCATGCATCCCGCCGCCTCCTCTCGTCCAGCGCATCcgccagcaacaacaacaacaacaccatcTCGCAAGCAGCATCATCCTTGGCCCAATCAATAACACCGACCACGACCCCGATAACATCCCTCTTGATCGCCAACCGCGGCGAAATCGCCCTCCGCATCCACCGCACCGCCACCCGCCTCGGCATCCCTACAACCACAGTCTTCACCGACGTCGACCGCCACTCCCAGCATGCCGCCGCCTCTCCCTCCTCCATCGCGCTCGGATCCGACCCGCGCGCCTACCTCGACGGAGACCGCATCTCACGCCTAGCTGCCGACAAGCTCGGGCCCGGCGTCGCGTTGCACCCGGGCTACGGCTTCCTCTCGGAGAATGCCGCCTTCGCCAGGCTGTGCGCGGACCGCGGCGTCAACTTTGTCGGCCCGCCCGCCTCCGCCATGGCCGACATGGGCGACAAGGCGCGCTCCAAGCACATCATGTCGGCCGCCGGCGTCCCCTGCGTCCCCGGCTACCACGGCGAGGAGCAGTCCGCGGCCTTTTTGGCCGAAAAGGCCGCCGAGATTGAGTACCCCGTCCTGCTCAAGAGCGtcaagggcggcggcggaaagGGGATGCGCATCGTCGCGTCGGCGGCCGAGTTCGACGCCCAGCTGCgcagcgcccgcgccgaggcCCGCGCCAGTTTTGGTCCCGACGGCGAGATCATGCTCGTCGAAAAGTACATcacgcgcccgcgccacgTGGAGGTCCAGGTGTTTGCCGACCGCCACGGCGGCTGCGTGGCCCTGGGCGAGCGCGACTGCAGCATCCAGCGCAGGCATCAAAAGGTCATTGAGGAGTCGCCCGCGCCGGGACTGTCGGAAGAGCTGAGGCAGGACCTCTGGGCCAAGGCGCGGACGGCTGCCCTGGCGGTGGGGTACGTGGGCGCCGGCACGGTCGAGTTCATTCTGGACAGGGATACCGACCGTTTCTACTTTATGGAGATGAACACCCGCCTCCAGGTCGAGCACCCCGTCAGCGAGATGGTTACCGGCACAGACCTGGTCGAGTGGCAGCTGCGGGTCGCGGCCGGGGAGAGGTTACCCATGACGCAGGCTGAGATTGAGCAAAAGATCGCCGAGCGGGGCTGGGCGATTGAAGCCCGCATCTACGCAGAGAACCCAGAGAAGGGCTTCATGCCCGATTCAGGAAAGCTGGTTCACCTGGTGACTCCGAAAACGGACACGGAAGTGCACCGACCAGAGGATGCGGCGGTGCGGATAGACGCTGGTTTCGTCGAGGGCGACACCGTATCGCAGGCGTACGACGGCATGATCGCCAAGCTCATCGTTCGCGGTGCGGACAGAGAGACGGCCATCAAGAGGATGGAGCTGGCTCTGAGGGAATACGAAGTGGTGGGGCTATCGACCAACATTGAGTTCCTCAAGAGGCTCTGTCGCAGCCCCGCATTCATCCAAGGTGATCTGGACACCGGCTATATCGACCGGTGGAGAGAGGAGCTGTTCCAGCCGAGGAGGGTCGAGGACGAGGTTTTTGTCCAGGCTGCCCTGGGCCTACTGGCTCCCGTCAAGCAGACGGTCCAACAAATGGGACTGGGCGCCCACGGAGAGACTCTTGGTTTCGGCGAGGCAGCTGCCAGCACTGGCGAGAGGAGATTTGCGTTCAAGGTGACGGATGGTTACGCCGAGCAGGCTGCTGAGGGCAAGGGTGAGGATGTGGTCGAGGTGACTTTAACCCAACGTGGGAACAACCTATACAATGCGCGTGTGGCGCGAAGGGGAGAGCAGACGCCTATCGAGTTTGACAATGTCACCTCGGAACCCACTGAGAGCAGCGACCTCAAGACAAAAGTCAAGTCCTTCTTCCCGCTGTCCAGGGTGGAGTCGACTGTGGTGCGGGACCCCATCAACAGCGACAAGATCACCGTGTTCCAGCTGGGCACAAAGACGGACTTGAGCTTGGTGCAGCCGGGCTGGTTCGACAAGGCTCTAGGCCTGAAGGAGGCGGCCGCGTCGGTCGTCGCGCCGATGCCGTGCAGGATCATGAGGGTCGAGGTTGCGGAGGGTGACAGCGTCGAAAAGGGGACACCTTTGGTTGT GATCGAGTCCATGAAGATGGAAACAGTCATCCGCTCGCCCCAAGCCGGTGTGGTCAAGAAGTTGGCGCACAAGGAGGGTGACATTTGCAAGGCTGGGACAGTATTGGTGCTTTTCGAAGAGGACGCGGCCGAGCAGTCATAA
- a CDS encoding cytochrome P450 4F2 omega-hydroxylase, which yields MPSPNLGLKFSLGSGCLAALVIRNFAFPNLSAAKTSLLAPVLGFCLAVIWRIILYPKFFSPFRDLPSPPGGTFLNGQTWRILKQGSSAPLEEWGNTIENDGIIRVNVALNSERLLVTSIEGIADVLVRNADNWRKPEALRHSLASVIGDGLIVSEGNAHKVQRKNMMTAFTGPRVKALYPQFWSRAYDGVEAIAQDVKKSVEMGHASIKADASDGEVGEVAFTDWLRRITLDNIGEVGFGFNFNAIREPETEVNLTYEFLFKSHETHVAVTFLEALADFFPVFWLQRLPIQHNIRTRAAVDTIRGIIRAVIQAKRSPDDEPSAAVDLISVAKSSGAFDDESLVDQSMTFLVAGHETVAGSLAWGLVELCRRPEMQARLRDEVRSRLPSPADPAAQVGERDFHALPYLQAFCSEVLRFYPSVPATRREAIADTVLLGRAIPRGTQLLISPAATNRSRALWGDDAGEFNPERWLLPGQANNGGADSNYANLTFLHGPRSCIGATFARAEFLCIIAAIVGRFELSFADADKGAEVLSSGFTERPKGDLLLRTRLIHGAW from the exons ATGCCTTCACCAAATCTTGGCCTGAAGTTTTCCCTGGGCTCGGGCTGTCTTGCGGCTCTGGTAATCCGGAATTTTGCATTTCCCAACTTGTCAGCTGCCAAAACCAGTCTGCTTGCGCCGGTACTGGGCTTTTGTCTAGCTGTCATCTGGAGGATCATTCTCTATCCAAAATTCTTTAGCCCTTTTCGGGACTTGCCAAGCCCACCT GGGGGTACGTTTCTCAACGGCCAAACATGGAGGATTCTGAAACAAGGCTCCAGTGCGCCTCTGGAGGAATGGGGCAACACGATCGAGAATGACGGCATAATTCGGGTCAATGTGGCGCTCAACTCGGAGAGACTACTTGTGACGTCGATAGAAGGTATTGCGGATGTGCTTGTCAGGAACGCAGACAACTGGAGAAAGCCAGAGGCTCTGCGGCACTCGCTCGCCTCCGTCATTGGCGACGGCCTGATCGTGTCCGAGGGAAATGCACACAAG GTGCAAAGGAAGAACATGATGACGGCTTTCACGGGCCCAAGGGTGAAAGCACTTTATCCCCAGTTTTGGAGTAGAGCCTACGACGGTGTGGAGGCGATTGCGCAAGATGTAAAAAAGAGCGTGGAGATGGGCCACGCCTCGATCAAGGCTGACGCATCTGACGGTGAGGTCGGCGAGGTAGCCTTTACTGACTGGCTGCGGCGAATCACGCTCGACAACATCGGGGAGGTCGGGTTCGGGTTCAACTTCAACGCGATCCGAGAGCCCGAGACGGAAGTGAACCTCACCTACGAGTTCCTCTTCAAGTCGCACGAGACCCACGTGGCAGTGACCTTCCTCGAGGCGCTGGCCGACTTCTTCCCCGTCTTTTGGCTGCAGAGGCTGCCCATCCAACACAACATCCGCACCAGGGCGGCCGTGGACACCATCCGGGGCATCATCCGCGCCGTGATCCAGGCCAAGCGCAGCCCGGACGATGAgccctcggcggcggtggacCTCATCTCGGTCGCCAAGAGCTCGGGCGCCTTTGACGACGAGAGCCTCGTCGACCAGAGCATGACCTTCCTGGTCGCCGGGCACGAGACGGTCGCGGGCTCGCTGGCCTGGGGCCTCGTGgagctctgccgccgccccgAGATGCAGGCCCGGCTGCGGGACGAGGTGCGCAGCCGCCTTCCGTCGCCGGCCGACCCCGCCGCCCAGGTCGGCGAGCGCGACTTCCACGCCCTGCCCTATCTGCAGGCCTTTTGCAGCGAGGTCCTGCGCTTCTACCCGTCGGTGCCCGCCACGCGGCGGGAGGCCATCGCCGACACCGTCCTCCTCGGCAGGGCCATCCCCAGGGGGACGCAGCTGCTGATATCGCCCGCGGCCACGAACAGATCCCGGGCGCTGTGGGGTGACGACGCTGGCGAGTTCAACCCGGAGAGGTGGCTGTTGCCGGGGCAGGCCAACAATGGCGGTGCAGATAGTAACTATGCCAACCTGACATTTCTGCATG GGCCACGCTCTTGCATAGGCGCCACTTTTGCCAGAGCAGAGTTCCTCTGCATCATTGCTGCCATCGTCGGGCGCTTTGAACTGTCGTTTGCGGATGCAGATAAGGGTGCCGAAGTTCTCAGCTCTGGATTTACAGAGAGGCCAAAGGGGGACTTGCTCCTAAGAACCAGGCTTATTCATGGTGCTTGGTAG